In Maridesulfovibrio sp., a single genomic region encodes these proteins:
- a CDS encoding DsrE family protein, whose translation MANFLFVLSKDDNEAATRCFQFAKIAHSKGHHVDMFFIDGGVEWAVTGRDLTRKTTTGDCPQDYLPYLIENEVKTGICTPCANNRNLDEATFHSNMQLDGGPHLIDMAADAKVFNF comes from the coding sequence ATGGCTAATTTTTTATTTGTGCTGAGTAAAGATGACAATGAAGCTGCAACCAGATGCTTTCAATTCGCTAAGATCGCTCACAGTAAAGGGCATCATGTGGATATGTTCTTCATTGACGGCGGCGTAGAATGGGCGGTCACAGGCAGGGATTTGACCCGGAAGACAACTACAGGAGATTGTCCTCAGGATTATCTGCCTTACCTGATCGAGAATGAAGTGAAGACGGGCATTTGTACTCCGTGCGCCAACAACCGCAATTTAGACGAAGCTACATTTCATTCAAACATGCAGTTGGACGGCGGCCCCCACCTCATCGACATGGCGGCAGATGCAAAAGTATTCAATTTCTAA
- a CDS encoding GntR family transcriptional regulator has protein sequence MTTDQSKQTGISSVAKVAASLRRAIFDGTFLPGDQLKEVALSRSLGVSRGSVREALRILSMEELVAHLPNKGASVRKLDLDEIEDIFLTRHILEIKACESIPTASERLLADLVEKTKAYEAVGELDDPVTIANAHINYHRALVGLTGSIKLADLEESLMRTLQVIIACIENDRDDTQNEIANHKHMTAMVLAGDVAGAKKWVEDYIPNGKDFVIQHILSQKNTLRLGR, from the coding sequence ATGACAACCGATCAGAGTAAACAAACTGGAATAAGCAGTGTGGCAAAAGTGGCCGCCTCATTGAGGAGGGCTATTTTTGACGGAACTTTTTTGCCCGGTGATCAGCTGAAGGAAGTAGCTCTTTCCCGTTCCCTTGGGGTTTCCAGAGGCTCTGTGAGAGAAGCGCTGCGTATATTATCCATGGAAGAACTGGTGGCGCATCTCCCAAATAAAGGAGCTTCCGTCCGCAAATTGGATTTGGATGAAATTGAAGATATATTTTTGACCCGCCATATCCTGGAGATCAAGGCCTGCGAGAGCATTCCGACTGCCTCAGAACGACTGCTGGCCGATTTGGTGGAAAAGACCAAGGCGTATGAGGCTGTAGGTGAACTTGATGATCCGGTTACGATTGCCAACGCACATATTAATTATCACAGGGCGTTGGTCGGGTTGACCGGGAGTATAAAACTTGCTGACCTGGAAGAGAGCCTGATGCGGACTTTGCAGGTTATCATCGCCTGCATTGAAAATGACCGGGATGATACTCAAAATGAAATCGCCAACCACAAGCATATGACCGCGATGGTCCTGGCCGGTGATGTTGCCGGGGCAAAAAAATGGGTTGAGGACTATATTCCGAATGGAAAGGATTTTGTAATCCAGCATATTCTTTCACAAAAAAACACACTGAGGTTAGGCCGTTGA